CGTTTGGTGCTTAGAGGATCTCACCTGGGCGGTAATCAGAGGCGCCGGGGTGGGCGTCGACAAGCGCTTGAATGCGGTCGAGCACACGGGAGACCTGCGATTCTGCTGCTCCGATGAAGGCATGGCGATCCGCAAGGGCTGCTTCCAGGTCGCTCTCAGACATTGGCAGGCGATCATCAGCTGCCAAACGCTGGATAAGATCCTGCTCGCCACCGTTCTCGCGCATGTTAAGAGCAACTGCGACGGCGTTCTCTTTGATCACCTCATGCGCTGTCTCGCGGCCAACGCCTGCGCGCACAGCAGCCATGAGGATGCGGGTCGTGGCCAAGAACGGCAGGTAACGCTCCAATTCACGCTCAATCATGGCAGGGAATGCGCCGAATTCGTCGAGGACGGTGAGGAACGTTTCAAACATGCCGTCGATGGCGAAGAACGCATCAGGCAACGCGACGCGGCGAATCACCGAGCAGAAAACGTCGCCTTCGTTCCACTGCTGGCCGGATAGATCAGCGACCATGGTGAGGTAACCGCGAAGGATGACCTGCAGACCGCCGACGCGCTCACAGGAACGAGCGTTCATCTTGTGAGGCATCGCAGAAGAACCAACTTGACCTTCCTTGAACCCTTCAGTGACGGTCTCGTTGCCAGCCATCAATCGGATGGTGTGGGACAGCGATGATGGGCCGGCGCCGAGCTGAACCAGTGCAGAAACAGCATCGAAGTCGAGGGAACGTGGGTAGACCTGGCCGACGGAATCGAAGACACGATCAAAACCGAGGTGCGCTGCGATGCGGGTTTCCAGCTCAGACAAGCGAGCCTCGTCGCCGTCCATGAGGTCAAGCATGTCCTGCGCGGTGCCCATAGGGCCCTTGATGCCGCGCAGGGGGTAACGGTTGAGCAGTTCGCTTACGCGCTCCAGGGCGACAAGCATTTCATCGGCTGCGCTGGCAAAGCGCTTACCCAGGGTGGTTGCCTGAGCTGCGACATTGTGGGAACGGCCCGCCATGACCAGGCTTTGGTACTGCGCGGCGCGGGAGCCAATTGCTGCGACAACAGCAATACCCTTATTGCGCACGAGCTCCAGGGAGCGGTGGATTTGGAGCTGCTCGACGTTCTCAGTGAGGTCGCGGGAGGTCATGCCCTTGTGGATGTGCTCAAAACCAGCGAGGGCATTGAACTCTTCGATGCGTGCTTTCACATCGTGGCGGGTTACGCGCTCACGGTCGGCGATGCGTCCCAGATCAACCTGATCAATGACGGCTTCATAGGCGTCAATTGCTTCGGCGGGGATGTCAACGCCGAGATCTTTCTGCGCTTTCATCACGGCGATCCACAGTTGGCGCTCCATGATGATCTTTTCTTCAGCACTCCACAGGTTGGACAGCTCTACGGAGGCGTAACGGTTCGACAGGACGTTTGCGATCTTCTTTTTATCAGCCACGCAAATTATTATTCCCCACGAACCGAAACTAACCTAGTCGCTCCTATTTATTAATGAATTCACCGATTCTGCGTACACCCTCAAGGGTGTCTTCACGGGAAGCACACAAGCTTAAACGCACCCACTTGTTGCCCTCCTCGGGATCAAAATCTATGCCCGGCGCAACAGCCACCCCGGCCTCGTCGAGTAGGCGTAAGGCCCACTCCTCTGAGTCGTCGGTGTACTGCGAGACATCGACCCACAAATAAAGGCCGCCGTCAGGGTCGGCGAACGTGCCCAACCCGATTTCAGGGAGCTTGTCGACGAACACCTCCCGGGCCTCCCTATACGCCTCAACGTGCTCATCAAGTTCGGCTCCCGCCTCCAGCGTAAACGCCGCGCGCCCCGCGACCTGCCCAATGGCAGGGGCACACAGGGCCAACGATGCTTGGAGATTTTCAATCGGTGTGACCATCTCATCTGGCACAATGATCCAGCCCACGCGCCAACCAGTCATGGAGAAGTACTTTGACAACGTACCCACAACAATCGCGTTTGGTGAGAATTGGTGGGCCGTGGCCAGCGGACGGCCAAAGCTCATGCCGTGGTAATCCTCATCAGAAATAAGGATAGCGTCGTTGTCATCGCACCACTTTGCGATGCGTCCCAATTCCTCCGGATCAATGATCGTGCCCGTGGGATTGCCAGGGCTGGTCACGATAACCGCCTTCGGCTTATGGGGCAGCTCTTCCAACATTTGTGCAGTGGGCTGGAAACGCGTCTCCGCAGTACAGCGCAGATTGAGGATCTTTGCACCCAGCGATTCCAAAATATTGCGGTAGGCAGGATATCCCGGAGTGGGCATGGCCACGTAGTCGCCGTGATCGAGCGTTGCGATAAACGCCGCCACAAATCCACCCGACGAACCAGTCGTGACAATGACATTGTCAGGGTTGGTGTCTACGCCGTAGGCAGCGGAGTGCCAATCTGCGACACGTTCCCTAAATTCACGGTCGCCGACCACCTCGGTGTAGCCCAACGGACCGGAACGCAAGGCGATTTCAGCTTCTTCTAAGACTGCGTCCGGTGCGCCGGTCGAGGGTTGACCGGCGCAGAACATAATGGTGTCTTTGCCTTCACGACGCCTGCGGTGGACTCTGTCCAGCATTTGCATCACGCGGAAGGGTTGAACATTGCTTCTAGTGCTGAGCTTCATAAGAAACTAGCCTATCTGCGTTCTCCAATTAGATCGAGATTCGACCCTCAACTGCGGGCAATGCAATGTCGGTGCGGTAGTGGCTTCCATCAAGTTCAATATCCTTGATGGTGGCATAGGCGTTTTCGCGGGCAGCCTCCAGGGTTTCGCCCACACCGATGACGTTGAGAACACGACCACCAGCAGACACCAATTCGCCCTTGTCGTTTCGTGCCGTACCAGCGTGCAGGACATTATCTGCGTCTGCATTTCGGATGACATCGCCAGTGCGTGGCGCTTCCGGGTAGTTGTGGGAAGCCAAAACGACAGTCAAGGCGTAGCCATCCTGCCATTCCAGGGCAGGCTGCTCCGCCAGGGTGCCAGTTGCTACAGCGTTGAGCAGGCCAGCGAGAGGAGTTTTCAGCAGTGCAAGAACTGCCTGGGTTTCTGGATCGCCGAATCGGCAGTTAAATTCCACCACGGCTGGCCCTTCAGCTCCCCACGCGATACCTGCATAAAGGAGGCCAGAATATGCGCAGCCGCGGGCAACCATTTCCTTAGCGACAGGAACACACACCTCATCGACGATGCGTGAAACACCATCTTCTGGCAACCAAGGCAACGGAGCGTAAGCGCCCATACCACCGGTGTTGGGGCCTTCATCGTTGTCGAAAACACGCTTATGATCTTGTGCAGGCAGCAATGGAACTACGGTTTCACCATCGACCAGGCAGAACAAGGACACCTCTGGGCCATCGAGGAAGGATTCCAAAAGGACGGGGTTTCCGCCCTCAAGAACAGCATCGACGTGTGCGCGAGCTGCGGCGCGATCTGGGGTAACCACTACCCCCTTACCGGCAGCCAGTCCGTCGTCCTTGACAACCCAAGTTGGGCCGAAACGATCGAGTGCTGCATCAATGTCCTCAGAGGAAGAACCTGGAGTGATGGCTTCTGCATGTGCAGTACGCACACCCTGAGCAGCCATGACATCCTTGGCAAATGCCTTCGATCCCTCGATGCGCGCGGCGTCCTGGTTGGGGCCAAAGACAGCAATGCCGGCCTCGCGAAGAGCATCAGCAACACCCGCTACCAAAGGAATTTCCGGGCCGATGACAACGAGATCAGATCCGAGTTCCTGAGCAAGTTGGGTGACGGCTGCTGGATCATCAGCCTTAATGTCTGGATGAACAGTTGCAATGGAGCCAAGGCCTGCGTTACCTGGGGCAACGTGAAGTTCGGTCGTAGCAGGGTCAAGAGAAAGTCCACGGAGGAGGGCGTGCTCACGGGCGCCCGAGCCGATTACCAGAATGCGCATGGTTGTTGAGTTTATCCTGCGAAACTATCCCTAAGCTATTTTGGGGAATTGTGATGGAGGGGGTGGGCGTCGAAAAGCGCTTTTAAAAAGGGGCGTTCAGCCCCGTTAAGAGTACGCTGGTGTGCATGGCTTCCGTATTTACGAAAATTATTAATGGCGATCTACCGGGGCGCTTTGTCTACCGCTCTGAGAATGTCGTCGCATTTTTGTCGATTGAACCGCTCGCCTACGGCCACACCCTGGTTGTTCCAGTTGCAGAAGTTGACCGCTGGACTGACCTTCCACACGACGTGTGGGCCGAAGTCAATGAGGCATCCCAGCTCATCGGAAATGCAATTCGCGAGGCTTTCGACGCGCCTCGTTGCGGTTACATCATCGCTGGTTTCGATGTTCCTCACACCCACGTCCATCTCTTCCCTACCGACAAGATGGCGGATTACGATTTCCGCAACGCCATGGCTGCTGATGCAACCGATCCAGCAAAAATGGATGAAGCCGCAGAGAAGATTCGTGCGGCTCTCGACGGGCTCGTTTAACTATTAAATCTACGCAGGGGCCGTGCCTCGAATGATGTACTGCGGCGTTGAGTCATGCCCAGGCGACAACCCAAATCGCTGGTCTAATTCCGCAAGGCCGTCAATCGGGGTGACGGTGACATTTTCCAGACCCGCAGCGCGGAATAAATCAGCGAAGTTTTCCGCGCTGTCCGTGGTGGACATGGGAAGATTCTCCAGCAGTTTGGGTGTGTAGGTGTCCACGAAAGCATCCGGCCCGTCGGTGGAATCGACGCGAGTGTCGGGGTCAATGCCGTCGGGATACCAGGCCGCGTCGACACACGCGATCACACCGCCTGGTTTTAGCAGACTCACCCAGTTGTTCAGCGCAGCCTGGGGGTCGCGAAGCGTCCACAACACATATCGGCTGGCGATGGCGTCGAAACTGCCCTCGTCAACCTCGGGCTGGTGGGCGTCACCAACGCGAAAGTGAGCTGTCGCCCGGCCCCCCTCGGCCCGGCGCGCATTTTCCTTCAGGGCCTCATCGATCATCTGCGACGAACCGTCAATGCCGAGCACCTCACATCCACAATCCGCAAGCACATGCGTGACAAATCCCGATCCACACCCTAGATCAAGGACCGTTTCCGTCTCCCCGGGCAGGGCATCAGCCCAGACTTTTTCCCAGAGTGGCCGTTCCACCGCTGCCCGCTCACTGCGAGTCTGATTGTGGTGGTACGCCTTCGCGCGTCCATCCCAGTAGGAGTTGAGCGTGTTTTGGATATCGAGAGATGTCACGAGGTGGTAGTTCTCCTTAAGTTACTCGTTGGGTGCCTGTGGCAGCGTAATGGTAAAGACGGTACCCTCACCTTGCACACTGTCGACGGTGACAGTTCCGCCATGGCCCTCAACCAAAGATTTGGTGATGGCAAGCCCCAGACCTGAACCGCCTGAGGCACGTGAACGGGAAGAATCGGCGCGATAGAAACGCTCGAAGATGTGCTCGGCATCCTCGGCGGACATACCCACGCCGTCGTCGATGACGAGGATTTTCACCTTGTCCGCATCGACATCGACCTCGATGCTGACGGTTGCGTCCGGTCCGCCGTGGTTGAGTCCATTGGCCACCAGGTTGGTGAGCACTTGGTGCAGGCGTGTCGGATCGCCTTCCACGACGGGAATGATGTCCGCTTTGTTGGACACATTGATGGTGCGTTCTGGCCAGGCCGCACGCAGGGAGCCACGAACCGCGAGGGCTAGCTCGAGGACATCGACGCGGTGCTTTTCCATCTGCTGCCCCTCGGCTCGTGTGAGCGAGAGGAGGTCTTCCACGAGCACGCTCATGCGTTGGGCTTCGCCACCAATTTTGGACATTACCCAATCGGCGTCGTTGGTTGCTCCGGAAGAATACAGTTCGGTGTAGCCCTTTACAGAGGTCAGCGGGGTGCGAAGCTCGTGGGAGGCGTCGCCAACAAAGCGGCGCATCTGGGCTTCTTTTTGCTGCGCGCTCAGGATTGAAGCTTGCAGCTGCTCCAACATGATGTTTAGTGCGTTGGCCAATTGGCCGACTTCTGTGGTCATTGGCCACTGGGGAACGCGCCTGTCCAAGTCACCGCCGGCAATGCGTGATGCGGTTTCTTCCACTTCGCGCAACGGTCGCAGCGATCGACGCACCAGGAAGAATGAGGTGATCAGGATGGCCACCAGAATTAACGCGCCGATGGTCATTTGGACCACGATAAGTCTGTAGAGCAGTGTCGATTCCCTGCCCATGCTCTTGCCCACCACGGTGATGATGTCACCGTTTTGCTCGGCCATGACTCGCCACGGTGTGGTTGATGCGGAGCCGTCGGCTGCGTCGACAGTGTGCGGGCCAGTGCCAATGGTTGTTTCAGCTAGATCAGGTGCGGATTGGGCATCATTAAAAATGATGCTGGATCCATCGGGGAAAACCTTCGCTACGTAATAGTCGCTGGGTGGGCCTTGGCGGACTCCGTCAAAGTTAAACAGCTCCACATTC
The window above is part of the Corynebacterium deserti GIMN1.010 genome. Proteins encoded here:
- the purB gene encoding adenylosuccinate lyase, which codes for MICVADKKKIANVLSNRYASVELSNLWSAEEKIIMERQLWIAVMKAQKDLGVDIPAEAIDAYEAVIDQVDLGRIADRERVTRHDVKARIEEFNALAGFEHIHKGMTSRDLTENVEQLQIHRSLELVRNKGIAVVAAIGSRAAQYQSLVMAGRSHNVAAQATTLGKRFASAADEMLVALERVSELLNRYPLRGIKGPMGTAQDMLDLMDGDEARLSELETRIAAHLGFDRVFDSVGQVYPRSLDFDAVSALVQLGAGPSSLSHTIRLMAGNETVTEGFKEGQVGSSAMPHKMNARSCERVGGLQVILRGYLTMVADLSGQQWNEGDVFCSVIRRVALPDAFFAIDGMFETFLTVLDEFGAFPAMIERELERYLPFLATTRILMAAVRAGVGRETAHEVIKENAVAVALNMRENGGEQDLIQRLAADDRLPMSESDLEAALADRHAFIGAAESQVSRVLDRIQALVDAHPGASDYRPGEIL
- a CDS encoding pyridoxal phosphate-dependent aminotransferase; protein product: MQMLDRVHRRRREGKDTIMFCAGQPSTGAPDAVLEEAEIALRSGPLGYTEVVGDREFRERVADWHSAAYGVDTNPDNVIVTTGSSGGFVAAFIATLDHGDYVAMPTPGYPAYRNILESLGAKILNLRCTAETRFQPTAQMLEELPHKPKAVIVTSPGNPTGTIIDPEELGRIAKWCDDNDAILISDEDYHGMSFGRPLATAHQFSPNAIVVGTLSKYFSMTGWRVGWIIVPDEMVTPIENLQASLALCAPAIGQVAGRAAFTLEAGAELDEHVEAYREAREVFVDKLPEIGLGTFADPDGGLYLWVDVSQYTDDSEEWALRLLDEAGVAVAPGIDFDPEEGNKWVRLSLCASREDTLEGVRRIGEFINK
- the purD gene encoding phosphoribosylamine--glycine ligase, which produces MRILVIGSGAREHALLRGLSLDPATTELHVAPGNAGLGSIATVHPDIKADDPAAVTQLAQELGSDLVVIGPEIPLVAGVADALREAGIAVFGPNQDAARIEGSKAFAKDVMAAQGVRTAHAEAITPGSSSEDIDAALDRFGPTWVVKDDGLAAGKGVVVTPDRAAARAHVDAVLEGGNPVLLESFLDGPEVSLFCLVDGETVVPLLPAQDHKRVFDNDEGPNTGGMGAYAPLPWLPEDGVSRIVDEVCVPVAKEMVARGCAYSGLLYAGIAWGAEGPAVVEFNCRFGDPETQAVLALLKTPLAGLLNAVATGTLAEQPALEWQDGYALTVVLASHNYPEAPRTGDVIRNADADNVLHAGTARNDKGELVSAGGRVLNVIGVGETLEAARENAYATIKDIELDGSHYRTDIALPAVEGRISI
- a CDS encoding HIT family protein — encoded protein: MASVFTKIINGDLPGRFVYRSENVVAFLSIEPLAYGHTLVVPVAEVDRWTDLPHDVWAEVNEASQLIGNAIREAFDAPRCGYIIAGFDVPHTHVHLFPTDKMADYDFRNAMAADATDPAKMDEAAEKIRAALDGLV
- a CDS encoding class I SAM-dependent methyltransferase, which encodes MTSLDIQNTLNSYWDGRAKAYHHNQTRSERAAVERPLWEKVWADALPGETETVLDLGCGSGFVTHVLADCGCEVLGIDGSSQMIDEALKENARRAEGGRATAHFRVGDAHQPEVDEGSFDAIASRYVLWTLRDPQAALNNWVSLLKPGGVIACVDAAWYPDGIDPDTRVDSTDGPDAFVDTYTPKLLENLPMSTTDSAENFADLFRAAGLENVTVTPIDGLAELDQRFGLSPGHDSTPQYIIRGTAPA
- a CDS encoding sensor histidine kinase, with product MENPYAEALEKEGTAGAAVAVSEDRAGDRAGDPEPEIGPVRAAGRAIPLRTRIILIVVGIAGLGLLVNAVAVSSLMREVSYARMDQELESSMGTWARNVELFNFDGVRQGPPSDYYVAKVFPDGSSIIFNDAQSAPDLAETTIGTGPHTVDAADGSASTTPWRVMAEQNGDIITVVGKSMGRESTLLYRLIVVQMTIGALILVAILITSFFLVRRSLRPLREVEETASRIAGGDLDRRVPQWPMTTEVGQLANALNIMLEQLQASILSAQQKEAQMRRFVGDASHELRTPLTSVKGYTELYSSGATNDADWVMSKIGGEAQRMSVLVEDLLSLTRAEGQQMEKHRVDVLELALAVRGSLRAAWPERTINVSNKADIIPVVEGDPTRLHQVLTNLVANGLNHGGPDATVSIEVDVDADKVKILVIDDGVGMSAEDAEHIFERFYRADSSRSRASGGSGLGLAITKSLVEGHGGTVTVDSVQGEGTVFTITLPQAPNE